In Mucilaginibacter boryungensis, a single window of DNA contains:
- a CDS encoding FeoB-associated Cys-rich membrane protein — protein sequence MIQSIIIAVVFAGALFYIGKMFYNSLFVKKGCGSNCKCGVDFSNIEQGKPASK from the coding sequence ATGATACAAAGCATCATTATTGCGGTAGTTTTTGCAGGGGCATTGTTTTACATTGGCAAAATGTTTTACAATTCGCTTTTTGTAAAAAAAGGCTGCGGCAGCAATTGCAAATGCGGAGTTGATTTTTCGAATATTGAACAAGGCAAACCCGCATCCAAATAA
- a CDS encoding glycosyltransferase, producing MAGKQVFQADTPGRWNRFKWLSRAIIIVIVSSIVAAIITIYSTKYPSLPNLNQAVKKFTKEDLDYIKRTRKFKDFKIDTQRLVELRHNLLIHRRKHPNNKDRLNVGFYRAWETQAYTSLRDHIARMDMIVTEGFVITPKADTVTLKLDTGLINLNRRYNKPVIISLSNYINVNNASGYLDSRDVMRIIKNKKSRTVFINSIVAKLLKYNFQGVNLEFEDIKDRNAPDYIAFQKELYQTLHPQKFLVTQNVAADDEAYDLKMLQHYNDYLFVFAIDQHGENTTPGDISNQHWVEEILDRVCNEIPSSKVILTIAAGGYDWGENRPGSPMGYQQAISTAQENKSKIEYDTESANLHYIYTAQDSVKHTVYFTDAATNFNIIRMADDWATGGVALWRVGVEDPRLWSFFQKNLSIDSLRKTGVDTTPLTSVGLNNHIDYAGDGEVLDLVTTPDKGKINITLDPQTFTITNQQYINLPTKYVIRKYGYKPGKVVLTFDDGPDPDYTPRILDILKREHVPAAFFVVGSMAEKAIPILKREYDEGYEIGNHTYFHPDISTVSIQRVNLELNATRKLIESVTGRSTILFRPPFNADAEPQTLAEVIPVAESRRQSYINIGESIDPWDWQPGVTADSIIARTIRDHDKGSMILLHDAGGDTREETVKALPAIIHYFKSHGYQFTTIADILDKKRDDLMPAIKDDANSGVTGTLYDIFIASYFYSNWILQYIFLTAIFLAIGRILLIGILAFRQYFDNKREEEHMPDPTMLPPVSIIVPGYNEEVTVIRTIESLLLTEYPVFEIIFIDDGSKDKTLDIVTKAYGDHPLVQVLTKPNGGKASALNFGITHAQYEYVICIDADTQLKTDAVYHLMRYFTDDEIGAVAGTVKVGNTHNLITNWQAIEYITAQNMDRRAFDLLNSITVVPGAIGAFRKSAIFKSGGFTTDTLAEDCDLTMRILKLGYIVRNCDDAIAYTEAPETLSALMKQRFRWSFGVIQSFWKNKDALFNKKYKFFGMVGMPNILLFQIALPLFSPLADILMIFGLFSDKPGKIIAYYTVFIVIDLLVSMLAFWMEKEDYKKLVYIIPQRFVWRQLMYWVLFKSVRRALKGELSGWGVLKRTGTVKMKPGASGK from the coding sequence ATGGCTGGCAAACAGGTTTTTCAGGCTGATACCCCCGGTAGGTGGAACCGTTTCAAGTGGCTTAGCAGGGCTATTATTATCGTTATTGTCAGCAGTATTGTTGCTGCTATAATTACCATATATTCTACCAAATATCCTTCTTTACCCAACCTTAACCAGGCCGTAAAAAAATTCACCAAAGAAGACCTTGATTATATTAAGCGCACACGTAAGTTCAAGGATTTTAAAATTGACACCCAGCGACTGGTAGAATTACGCCACAATTTGCTGATACACCGCCGCAAACACCCCAATAATAAAGACAGGCTAAATGTAGGCTTTTACCGTGCCTGGGAAACACAAGCCTACACATCGTTACGCGATCATATAGCCCGCATGGATATGATTGTTACTGAGGGGTTTGTAATAACCCCAAAAGCTGATACGGTTACTTTAAAACTGGATACGGGGCTTATAAACCTTAACCGGCGCTATAACAAACCAGTTATAATTTCGCTATCAAACTATATTAACGTAAACAATGCATCGGGGTATCTGGATTCGCGCGATGTGATGCGTATCATTAAAAATAAAAAATCGCGTACCGTATTTATCAATAGTATTGTTGCCAAACTATTAAAATATAACTTTCAGGGCGTTAACCTTGAATTTGAAGACATTAAAGACCGTAATGCGCCAGATTATATTGCCTTTCAAAAAGAACTGTACCAAACCCTGCACCCTCAAAAGTTTCTGGTAACACAAAACGTAGCTGCCGATGACGAAGCCTACGATTTGAAAATGCTGCAGCATTATAATGACTATCTTTTTGTATTTGCGATAGATCAGCACGGCGAGAACACCACCCCCGGCGATATATCCAACCAGCACTGGGTAGAAGAGATACTGGACAGGGTTTGCAACGAGATACCCAGTAGCAAAGTAATATTAACCATCGCTGCCGGCGGGTACGATTGGGGCGAGAACCGCCCGGGCAGCCCCATGGGTTATCAGCAGGCTATTAGTACCGCTCAGGAAAACAAAAGCAAAATAGAATACGATACCGAATCGGCCAACCTGCACTATATTTATACAGCGCAGGATAGTGTTAAGCATACCGTATACTTTACCGATGCGGCAACCAATTTTAACATTATCCGCATGGCCGACGACTGGGCCACCGGCGGCGTTGCGTTGTGGCGTGTAGGTGTCGAAGACCCACGTTTATGGTCGTTCTTTCAAAAAAATCTATCTATTGATTCTTTACGCAAAACTGGTGTTGACACTACCCCGCTCACTTCGGTTGGGTTAAATAATCATATAGATTATGCCGGCGACGGTGAGGTGCTGGACCTGGTGACTACCCCGGATAAGGGTAAGATCAATATCACGCTTGATCCCCAAACCTTTACTATTACCAACCAGCAATATATTAATCTGCCTACCAAATATGTAATCCGCAAATACGGCTACAAACCCGGTAAGGTAGTGTTGACATTTGATGACGGCCCCGACCCTGATTACACGCCGCGCATTCTGGATATTTTGAAACGCGAACATGTACCTGCGGCATTCTTTGTGGTAGGGTCAATGGCCGAAAAAGCTATACCTATTCTTAAGCGGGAATATGATGAAGGATACGAGATAGGTAACCATACCTATTTTCATCCCGACATCTCAACGGTAAGCATCCAGCGGGTAAACCTTGAACTGAACGCTACCCGCAAGCTGATAGAATCGGTTACCGGGCGTAGTACCATTCTGTTCCGCCCGCCTTTTAACGCCGATGCTGAGCCGCAAACACTGGCCGAGGTTATCCCCGTGGCCGAAAGCCGCCGCCAAAGCTATATTAACATCGGCGAATCTATCGACCCATGGGACTGGCAACCCGGCGTAACCGCCGATAGTATTATTGCCCGCACCATTCGCGATCATGATAAGGGTTCGATGATATTGCTGCACGATGCCGGCGGCGATACCCGCGAAGAAACCGTAAAAGCCCTGCCTGCCATTATCCATTACTTTAAAAGTCACGGCTACCAGTTTACTACTATTGCCGATATTTTGGATAAAAAGCGCGACGACCTGATGCCGGCTATAAAAGACGATGCCAACAGCGGTGTTACCGGTACGCTGTATGATATTTTTATTGCCAGCTATTTTTACAGTAACTGGATATTGCAATATATTTTCCTTACGGCCATTTTCCTGGCCATTGGCCGGATACTTTTAATTGGCATATTAGCATTCAGGCAGTATTTTGACAACAAGCGGGAAGAAGAACACATGCCCGACCCGACTATGCTGCCGCCGGTAAGTATTATTGTACCCGGTTATAATGAAGAGGTTACTGTTATACGCACCATTGAAAGTTTGCTACTGACGGAATACCCGGTTTTCGAAATTATATTTATTGATGACGGGTCAAAAGATAAAACGCTGGATATAGTTACTAAAGCCTATGGCGATCATCCGCTGGTACAAGTATTAACTAAACCCAACGGTGGCAAGGCATCCGCCCTTAACTTTGGTATTACCCATGCCCAATACGAATATGTAATTTGTATTGATGCCGATACCCAACTAAAAACCGACGCGGTTTACCACCTGATGCGCTATTTTACCGACGACGAGATTGGCGCGGTTGCGGGTACCGTAAAAGTGGGCAACACCCATAACCTGATCACTAACTGGCAGGCTATTGAATATATTACCGCCCAAAATATGGACCGCCGCGCTTTCGACCTGTTAAACAGCATTACCGTAGTGCCGGGCGCTATTGGCGCGTTCCGTAAATCGGCCATATTTAAATCGGGCGGGTTTACAACCGATACCCTGGCCGAGGATTGCGACCTGACCATGCGTATCCTGAAATTGGGTTACATTGTGCGTAACTGCGACGATGCTATTGCCTACACCGAAGCCCCTGAAACCCTGAGCGCATTGATGAAACAGCGTTTCCGCTGGAGTTTCGGCGTGATACAAAGCTTCTGGAAAAACAAGGATGCCCTTTTCAACAAAAAATATAAATTTTTTGGCATGGTGGGTATGCCTAACATCCTGCTGTTCCAAATTGCACTGCCGCTGTTCTCGCCGCTGGCCGATATATTAATGATATTTGGTTTGTTTAGTGATAAACCCGGGAAGATCATCGCTTACTACACGGTGTTTATTGTGATAGATCTGCTGGTATCTATGCTGGCCTTCTGGATGGAGAAAGAGGACTACAAAAAGCTGGTTTACATTATCCCGCAGCGTTTTGTGTGGCGTCAGTTAATGTATTGGGTGCTGTTTAAATCGGTCCGCCGGGCCTTAAAAGGCGAGTTAAGCGGCTGGGGCGTATTAAAACGCACCGGTACGGTAAAAATGAAACCCGGCGCCAGCGGGAAATAA
- a CDS encoding ATP-grasp domain-containing protein: protein MKKIGILFGQENSFPQAFVDRVNQKTGGKGISAEFVRIDKVMQAEPMGYSVIIDRISQDVPFYRAALKNAAICGTAVINNPFWWSADEKFFNNALAVKIGVPVPKTVILPSKELPDDTTEKSFRNLAYPLDWEGIFTYVGFPAYMKPFDGGGWKEVYQINSLDDLWDKYNQTKQYVMMLQEEIIFDDYFRCYCIGGKHVRIMQYEPRNSHHLRYEHGKAPASKKLLDTVKDYVLKLNQYLGYDFNTVEFAVRNGVPYAIDFCNPAPDAEVTSVGQENFDWVVETSADYAIERAKKQKDNQDNLTWGEYVKTGAAGKPLVSVKAVKGDVSIGEIPKVKKAPAKAAAKKPAAKK from the coding sequence ATGAAAAAAATAGGTATCCTTTTCGGGCAGGAAAATTCGTTCCCGCAGGCATTTGTCGACCGGGTGAACCAAAAGACGGGGGGCAAAGGTATCAGCGCCGAATTTGTCCGCATAGATAAAGTAATGCAGGCCGAACCTATGGGCTATTCGGTTATTATCGACCGTATATCGCAGGATGTGCCCTTTTATCGCGCGGCGCTAAAGAACGCGGCCATTTGCGGTACCGCTGTTATTAACAATCCCTTTTGGTGGAGCGCCGACGAGAAATTTTTCAATAACGCCCTGGCTGTGAAGATTGGCGTACCGGTACCTAAAACGGTGATCCTGCCATCAAAAGAATTACCTGATGATACTACCGAAAAATCGTTCCGTAACCTGGCCTATCCGTTAGACTGGGAAGGCATTTTTACTTATGTAGGGTTCCCGGCCTATATGAAACCATTTGATGGCGGCGGCTGGAAGGAAGTGTACCAGATCAACAGTCTTGACGACCTTTGGGACAAATACAATCAAACCAAGCAGTACGTAATGATGCTGCAGGAGGAGATCATCTTTGACGATTACTTCCGCTGTTATTGTATTGGCGGCAAACATGTGCGCATTATGCAATATGAACCGCGCAATTCGCACCATCTACGTTACGAACATGGCAAAGCCCCGGCTTCAAAAAAATTGCTGGATACCGTTAAAGATTACGTATTGAAACTTAACCAGTATTTAGGTTACGATTTTAACACTGTTGAATTTGCCGTACGCAACGGCGTACCCTACGCTATCGACTTTTGCAATCCCGCTCCGGATGCTGAAGTGACCAGCGTCGGTCAGGAAAACTTCGATTGGGTAGTGGAAACATCGGCTGATTACGCTATTGAGCGCGCCAAAAAACAAAAAGACAACCAGGACAATTTAACCTGGGGCGAATATGTAAAAACCGGCGCGGCGGGCAAACCATTAGTATCGGTCAAAGCCGTAAAAGGCGATGTGAGTATTGGCGAGATACCAAAAGTAAAGAAAGCGCCGGCAAAAGCCGCGGCAAAAAAACCGGCTGCTAAAAAATAA
- the ispF gene encoding 2-C-methyl-D-erythritol 2,4-cyclodiphosphate synthase — MAKIKVGFGFDVHQLKEQHPFIMGGVNLQHTSGAYGHSDADVLLHAICDALLGAANLRDIGFHFKNTDDRWKGISSLVLLQHVMEMLQEKGWGIGNIDAMICLEAPKINPHIPAMTANIARAAGIDEDDISIKATTNEQMGFIGRQEGVVAYAVCLIEKI, encoded by the coding sequence ATGGCTAAAATAAAAGTTGGGTTTGGATTTGATGTACACCAGTTAAAAGAACAGCACCCGTTTATAATGGGCGGGGTTAACTTGCAGCACACATCCGGCGCGTACGGCCACTCGGATGCCGACGTATTGTTACATGCTATTTGCGATGCTTTGCTGGGTGCAGCCAACCTGCGCGATATTGGCTTTCACTTTAAAAACACAGACGACCGCTGGAAGGGCATTAGCAGCCTGGTACTGTTACAACACGTAATGGAAATGCTTCAGGAAAAAGGCTGGGGCATTGGTAATATAGATGCGATGATATGCCTGGAAGCCCCAAAGATAAACCCGCATATCCCGGCTATGACAGCTAATATAGCCAGGGCGGCCGGTATCGATGAAGACGATATCTCTATAAAAGCTACTACTAACGAACAGATGGGCTTTATAGGCCGCCAGGAGGGCGTGGTAGCGTATGCGGTTTGTTTGATAGAAAAAATATAA
- a CDS encoding esterase family protein, which translates to MTEQYHRWYSHNLGTDLEMLVFGDRGYPLILFPTTKGRYFQNKDEGLIESARWFIEQGLVKIYCPDSIDHLTWYNKEVHPAARAYNHVWYDRMLNEELAPWTMHETGVGKVAVAGCSFGGYHAANFAFKHPDKVSNLFTMGGAFDIKQFTDGFYNDDIFYNNPVDFVPGDNNPDLWKMNIILGTSEHDMCKGYNMEMSNILNAKGINHWLDIRPFANHDWPIWREMFPHYLSLIKG; encoded by the coding sequence GTGACAGAACAATATCACCGCTGGTATTCGCATAACCTGGGTACCGACCTTGAGATGCTGGTTTTTGGCGACAGGGGCTATCCGCTTATCCTGTTCCCTACCACCAAAGGCCGTTATTTTCAAAACAAGGATGAAGGCCTTATTGAAAGCGCGCGGTGGTTTATTGAGCAGGGGTTGGTAAAAATATACTGTCCGGATAGTATAGACCACCTGACCTGGTACAACAAGGAAGTACACCCTGCTGCACGGGCTTATAACCATGTTTGGTACGACCGTATGCTGAACGAGGAACTGGCGCCCTGGACCATGCACGAGACCGGCGTTGGCAAAGTAGCCGTAGCTGGCTGTAGCTTTGGCGGTTACCACGCTGCCAATTTTGCTTTTAAACATCCCGATAAAGTGAGCAACCTGTTTACTATGGGCGGCGCGTTTGACATTAAGCAATTTACCGACGGCTTTTATAACGACGATATTTTTTACAACAACCCGGTAGATTTTGTGCCGGGCGATAATAACCCCGACCTATGGAAAATGAATATTATACTGGGGACATCTGAACATGATATGTGCAAGGGTTATAATATGGAGATGTCAAACATTTTGAACGCTAAGGGTATTAACCATTGGTTGGATATCCGCCCGTTCGCTAACCACGACTGGCCCATCTGGCGCGAAATGTTCCCGCATTATTTATCGTTGATAAAGGGTTAA
- a CDS encoding carboxylate-amine ligase, with product MNEFTLGVEEEFMVVDPVTRELTSHEQKIVDGAQKIHEDQVKAEMHQAVVEVGTHICRNTEEAHKEVAKLRLTVAQLAGDLGLRIGAAGTHPFSHWQHQLITDHPRYFDIVDELQEAARSNLIFGLHVHVGIQSRDMAIHIANQVRYFLPHVYALSTNSPFWEGRNTGYKSFRTKVFDKFPRTGIPDFFNSIEDYDNYVKLLVKTNCIDNAKKIWWDIRVHPFFETIEFRICDCPMLVEETMAFTALFQALCAKLYKLRQQNMTFITYNRALINENKWRAARYGIDGKMIDFGKEMEVNTRALIMELLDFVDDVVDELGSRQHLNYVLKILENGTGADRQLAVYQQNNNFADVVDYITSQTLKGI from the coding sequence ATGAACGAGTTTACCTTAGGTGTTGAAGAAGAATTTATGGTGGTTGACCCGGTTACCCGGGAGCTAACATCGCACGAGCAAAAAATTGTGGATGGCGCGCAAAAGATACATGAAGACCAGGTAAAGGCCGAAATGCACCAGGCTGTGGTTGAAGTAGGCACCCACATTTGCCGCAACACCGAAGAAGCGCATAAGGAGGTAGCCAAACTACGCCTCACTGTTGCCCAACTGGCCGGTGACCTGGGCCTGCGCATTGGCGCGGCAGGCACGCACCCTTTCTCGCACTGGCAGCACCAGTTGATCACCGATCACCCGCGGTATTTTGATATTGTGGATGAGTTGCAGGAAGCCGCGCGCAGTAACCTTATTTTTGGTTTACATGTACACGTGGGTATCCAGTCGCGGGATATGGCTATACATATTGCCAACCAGGTGCGCTACTTTTTACCGCACGTTTACGCGCTGTCAACCAATTCGCCGTTTTGGGAAGGGCGTAATACAGGTTATAAATCGTTCCGCACCAAAGTGTTCGATAAGTTTCCACGCACAGGCATCCCCGACTTTTTTAACAGTATCGAGGATTACGATAATTATGTGAAACTGCTGGTAAAAACCAACTGTATTGATAACGCCAAAAAAATATGGTGGGATATCCGCGTGCACCCGTTTTTTGAAACTATAGAGTTCCGCATTTGCGATTGCCCTATGCTGGTAGAGGAAACCATGGCATTTACGGCGCTATTCCAGGCGCTTTGTGCCAAGTTATACAAACTGCGCCAGCAAAACATGACGTTTATTACCTATAACCGTGCCCTTATCAACGAAAACAAATGGCGGGCGGCACGTTATGGCATTGACGGCAAGATGATAGATTTTGGCAAGGAAATGGAAGTGAACACCCGTGCCCTGATTATGGAACTGCTGGATTTTGTGGATGATGTGGTAGACGAACTGGGCAGTCGCCAGCATTTGAATTATGTATTAAAAATACTGGAAAACGGCACCGGCGCCGACAGGCAGCTGGCGGTTTACCAGCAAAATAATAACTTTGCAGATGTGGTAGATTATATCACATCGCAAACATTGAAGGGAATATAA
- a CDS encoding type 1 glutamine amidotransferase, translating to MTENTIKVAIIDLYAGIVNQGMRGFQEILDRYRTKNNLNLTYQVFDTRGANILPGTDFDIYICSGGPGDPLSSETEPWDIGFMQLMDELEAHNNSAAPDKKHVLFVCHSFQMMCRRYKLGLINKRRSPSFGILPVHLTVAGKREPVLANLSDPFYSVDSRSWQVIHPDEKRFTEMGMQLLAIEKERPYVDLSRAMMAIRFNDYFIGTQFHPEADARGMKMHLMTEERKQEVISEHGKDKYNDMLERLDDPDKIMHTQNTLIPNFLDEAVQQIIAKGEMSIAK from the coding sequence ATGACAGAAAACACAATTAAAGTAGCCATTATCGACCTATACGCAGGTATAGTTAACCAGGGTATGCGCGGGTTCCAGGAGATCCTGGACAGGTATCGTACAAAAAACAATTTAAACTTAACGTACCAGGTTTTTGATACCCGTGGCGCTAATATATTACCCGGGACTGATTTTGACATTTACATATGCAGCGGCGGCCCTGGCGACCCATTGAGTAGCGAAACCGAACCCTGGGACATTGGCTTTATGCAATTAATGGACGAACTGGAAGCCCACAATAATTCCGCCGCGCCGGATAAAAAACATGTGCTGTTTGTTTGCCACTCGTTCCAGATGATGTGCCGCAGGTATAAATTAGGCCTTATTAACAAGCGGCGTTCGCCATCGTTTGGCATTTTGCCTGTGCATTTAACCGTAGCCGGAAAGCGCGAACCAGTTTTAGCAAACTTATCCGATCCGTTCTACAGCGTCGATTCCCGCAGCTGGCAGGTAATACACCCTGATGAAAAACGCTTTACCGAAATGGGTATGCAATTACTGGCTATTGAAAAAGAGCGGCCCTATGTCGATCTGTCCCGCGCTATGATGGCTATCCGTTTCAACGATTATTTTATCGGCACACAGTTCCATCCTGAAGCCGATGCCCGGGGCATGAAAATGCACTTAATGACCGAAGAAAGGAAACAGGAAGTGATCAGCGAACATGGCAAAGATAAATACAACGATATGCTGGAACGCCTGGATGACCCGGACAAAATAATGCACACGCAAAACACGCTGATCCCTAATTTTTTGGATGAGGCAGTGCAGCAAATAATTGCGAAAGGCGAAATGTCAATTGCGAAATAA
- a CDS encoding TonB-dependent receptor, translating to MRSVFLAILSVLIHAISVAQKDSSPVLTTAKPPLIIKSTKPLQAFTRIETSKHPDTNKYTIRICAPSRGKLMQPLYIIFLNGKAIFRSDTSQTNPVAAINPQDIDKIDILKNSTAVEKYGNAAKNGVVLITLKSGSPGINKIFNSGPGN from the coding sequence ATGAGATCGGTTTTTTTGGCCATTTTATCGGTACTAATACATGCTATATCCGTAGCACAAAAAGACAGCAGCCCCGTCCTAACTACTGCAAAGCCACCACTTATTATAAAAAGTACCAAACCCCTACAGGCGTTCACCCGCATTGAAACCAGCAAACACCCCGATACAAACAAATACACCATACGCATATGCGCCCCCAGTCGCGGGAAGTTAATGCAGCCTTTATACATTATTTTTTTGAATGGTAAAGCCATCTTCCGGTCGGACACATCACAAACAAACCCGGTTGCTGCTATTAACCCACAGGATATTGATAAAATAGATATATTAAAAAATAGCACAGCGGTTGAGAAATATGGCAATGCCGCAAAAAATGGGGTGGTTTTAATTACCCTTAAAAGCGGATCGCCCGGGATTAACAAAATTTTTAATAGCGGGCCGGGTAATTAA
- the porV gene encoding type IX secretion system outer membrane channel protein PorV, with amino-acid sequence MKIFSPGFFKISSFVAVMLPLALKAQVVGPTGTNTNGTSANAPRAGAPFLTISPDSRSGAMGDAGVALSPDVNATFWNPAKLAYIEGQNNLSLSYSPWLRRLVPDVSLAYLSYARKLDERNTLGASLRYFNLGTIELVDNLQNPLGSYRPNEFSFDVSFARKFGQDFSLGLTGRYIYSSLTNGSFSAGQQTKPASAVAADASMYYKKTTQQFGKEALFAFGVDLSNIGSKIGYTDNGPKDFLPATLRIGAANTWYIDDYNEFTFAFDISKLLVPLTITDSNGNVVSNDQSVPSGIFNSFGEGFSTQAKQLTYSPGIEYRYNKQFALRAGYFYQNPLYGGNQYLTMGAGFKYDNFDIDFSYLAANQQQSPLSNTLRFSLIVNFGAAKKTDTKTDNQTGKK; translated from the coding sequence ATGAAGATATTTTCCCCTGGTTTTTTTAAAATAAGTTCATTTGTTGCGGTAATGCTGCCTTTGGCGCTTAAGGCGCAAGTTGTTGGGCCAACAGGTACCAACACCAACGGCACCAGTGCAAATGCGCCAAGGGCCGGGGCGCCGTTCCTGACCATATCCCCCGATTCCCGCTCGGGAGCTATGGGCGATGCGGGCGTTGCGCTATCTCCGGATGTTAACGCAACTTTTTGGAACCCCGCAAAACTGGCATATATTGAAGGGCAAAATAATCTTTCTTTATCCTATAGCCCATGGTTAAGGCGCCTGGTGCCCGATGTTAGCCTGGCTTATTTAAGCTACGCCCGCAAGCTGGATGAGCGTAATACCTTAGGGGCATCTTTACGTTATTTTAATTTAGGTACAATTGAACTGGTTGATAATTTGCAAAACCCATTGGGAAGTTACCGCCCTAACGAGTTTTCGTTCGATGTTTCCTTTGCCCGAAAATTTGGTCAGGATTTTTCATTGGGTTTAACCGGCCGTTATATCTATTCAAGTTTAACCAACGGAAGCTTTTCTGCCGGGCAGCAAACAAAACCGGCCAGCGCTGTAGCTGCCGATGCTTCCATGTACTACAAAAAAACCACGCAGCAATTTGGTAAAGAAGCGCTTTTTGCTTTTGGTGTCGATCTATCTAACATCGGGTCGAAAATTGGTTATACGGATAACGGGCCGAAGGATTTTTTACCCGCTACGTTACGCATAGGCGCCGCTAATACCTGGTACATCGATGACTATAACGAGTTTACCTTTGCCTTTGATATTAGTAAACTGCTGGTGCCATTAACCATAACCGACAGCAACGGTAATGTAGTCAGCAACGATCAATCGGTGCCATCGGGCATATTTAATTCATTTGGCGAGGGTTTTTCTACACAGGCTAAGCAATTAACCTATTCGCCGGGTATCGAATATAGGTACAATAAACAATTTGCCTTAAGGGCAGGGTATTTTTATCAGAACCCGCTTTACGGAGGCAACCAATACCTTACCATGGGGGCTGGTTTTAAGTACGATAACTTTGATATCGATTTCTCTTACCTGGCGGCTAATCAACAGCAAAGCCCGTTATCAAACACACTGCGGTTCTCGCTTATTGTTAATTTTGGTGCGGCAAAAAAAACCGATACCAAAACGGATAACCAAACCGGGAAAAAGTAA